A stretch of the Polynucleobacter tropicus genome encodes the following:
- the rnr gene encoding ribonuclease R codes for MRKAKDLMPRQADRLGTIQGHRDGFGFVIPDDGGEDIFLSEREMSRVMHGDRVNVRVIGTDRRGRPEGQIVEVIQHVNKVVIGRLLNENGVLIVAPEDKRIGHDILIPPKGQGQAKLGQVVSVEIIDYPDSYRQAVGRVVEVLGEIDDPGMEIEIAVRKYGVPHEFSAAAMKEAAALPDSVRQEDLEGRVDLRDVPLVTIDGADARDFDDAVYCEPVMYGKTKAWRLIVAIADVSHYVKPGQPLDDEGLLRATSVYFPRRVIPMLPEKISNGLCSLNPGVDRLCMVCDSVVDNNGVVLAYQFYPAVMHSEQRFTYDTVWEILSNSKGPEAARFAQFRPLLTNLYSLFKILLAAREKRGAIEFETTETQIISNELGKILRIEPRIRNDAHRLIEECMLTANVCAADFIEKNKHLSLYRVHGEPSEEKLVTLRQVLRTSGLSLGGGEKPKPKDFAKLMREIQDRPDANMLQSVVLRSMQQAMYQPDNEGHFGLAYPAYSHFTSPIRRYPDLLTHRVIKSILQKKPYVPVLPPKVPLNLTLPRKGKGRENAVNAKKSQSDAKAGPEKGAKVPKGANAALPIWGQLGVHCSSNERRADEASRDVEAWLKCYYMRDHLGQEYAGTVTSVANFGLFVQLENLFVEGMVHVTELGGDYFQYDEARQELRGERTGIRYRLGDRVHVLVSRVDLDARKIEFSLVKASGADSGGASGRRQMMLATDTGRPSKKAASTKSRPSHKTPQKSGGVNVNAAKSAGTLSATQSKSKASRKNAKGGKPGRSAGKAAGSKPSVRNTRARRK; via the coding sequence ATGCGTAAAGCAAAAGACTTGATGCCTCGACAGGCGGATCGTTTAGGAACGATTCAGGGGCACCGAGATGGGTTTGGATTTGTAATCCCCGATGATGGTGGTGAAGATATTTTTCTCTCTGAGAGAGAAATGTCTCGCGTCATGCATGGGGATAGAGTCAATGTCAGAGTCATAGGAACGGATCGACGTGGTCGCCCAGAAGGGCAGATCGTTGAGGTGATTCAACACGTCAACAAAGTCGTCATTGGCCGTCTCTTAAATGAAAACGGCGTACTGATTGTTGCGCCAGAAGATAAACGTATTGGTCACGATATCTTGATTCCGCCTAAGGGTCAGGGTCAAGCTAAGTTAGGTCAGGTTGTTAGCGTTGAGATTATTGATTATCCAGATAGTTATCGCCAAGCAGTAGGGCGTGTTGTAGAAGTCTTAGGTGAGATCGATGATCCCGGCATGGAGATTGAGATTGCGGTACGTAAGTACGGCGTTCCCCATGAGTTCTCTGCAGCAGCCATGAAAGAAGCTGCAGCCCTACCAGATAGTGTTCGCCAAGAGGATCTTGAGGGTCGTGTTGACTTGCGTGATGTTCCATTGGTCACGATTGATGGAGCTGATGCAAGAGACTTTGATGATGCAGTCTATTGCGAGCCAGTGATGTACGGCAAAACTAAGGCTTGGCGCCTTATTGTTGCGATTGCTGATGTGTCTCATTACGTTAAACCTGGCCAACCTTTAGATGATGAGGGCTTGTTACGCGCTACCTCAGTATATTTTCCAAGGCGCGTTATTCCGATGTTGCCCGAGAAGATCTCCAATGGCTTGTGCTCGCTAAACCCAGGTGTAGATCGCCTATGCATGGTGTGTGACTCTGTAGTCGATAACAATGGCGTCGTCTTGGCCTACCAGTTCTATCCAGCAGTGATGCATTCGGAACAACGTTTCACCTATGACACCGTCTGGGAAATTCTATCTAATAGCAAAGGTCCTGAGGCGGCTCGGTTTGCGCAATTCCGTCCGCTACTAACGAACCTGTATTCATTATTTAAGATTCTATTGGCTGCCCGTGAGAAGCGGGGTGCAATCGAGTTTGAAACAACCGAAACCCAAATCATTAGTAATGAACTTGGGAAGATTTTGCGGATCGAGCCACGTATTCGGAATGATGCTCACCGCTTAATTGAAGAATGTATGTTGACAGCGAACGTCTGTGCTGCGGATTTCATTGAGAAGAATAAGCATTTAAGTCTGTACCGTGTTCATGGTGAGCCTTCTGAAGAGAAATTGGTGACATTGCGCCAAGTTCTTAGAACCTCGGGATTATCGTTGGGTGGCGGTGAAAAACCCAAGCCAAAAGATTTCGCAAAGTTAATGCGGGAGATTCAGGATCGTCCTGACGCCAATATGTTGCAATCTGTTGTGTTGAGATCTATGCAGCAGGCAATGTATCAGCCAGACAACGAGGGACACTTTGGATTGGCATATCCAGCGTACTCTCATTTCACAAGCCCAATTCGCCGTTATCCTGATTTACTGACCCATCGTGTCATTAAGTCCATTTTGCAGAAGAAGCCATATGTCCCGGTCTTGCCGCCGAAAGTGCCGCTGAATTTAACTCTTCCTCGCAAAGGTAAGGGCAGGGAAAACGCAGTAAATGCTAAAAAATCCCAAAGCGATGCCAAAGCTGGTCCGGAAAAAGGCGCAAAAGTTCCAAAGGGTGCAAATGCCGCTCTACCAATTTGGGGTCAACTCGGTGTTCATTGCTCATCCAATGAGCGCCGCGCTGATGAGGCATCTCGAGATGTCGAAGCATGGCTCAAGTGTTACTACATGCGCGATCATTTAGGTCAAGAATATGCTGGCACTGTTACCAGTGTTGCTAACTTTGGCTTATTTGTTCAGTTAGAGAATCTCTTTGTCGAAGGCATGGTGCATGTAACTGAATTGGGCGGGGATTATTTCCAATACGATGAAGCACGCCAAGAACTACGTGGTGAACGCACCGGCATTCGTTATCGCTTAGGCGATCGAGTGCATGTATTGGTAAGCAGGGTAGATTTAGATGCACGTAAGATTGAATTTAGCTTGGTAAAGGCATCTGGCGCTGACTCGGGTGGTGCATCGGGTCGTCGCCAAATGATGCTGGCTACCGATACGGGTAGGCCAAGCAAGAAGGCTGCCTCTACTAAGAGCAGACCATCTCATAAAACGCCGCAAAAGTCGGGTGGCGTCAATGTAAACGCGGCTAAATCTGCGGGTACACTGAGTGCAACACAATCGAAAAGTAAGGCCAGCCGCAAGAATGCTAAGGGCGGTAAGCCCGGCAGGTCTGCAGGTAAAGCTGCTGGCTCAAAGCCATCAGTGCGCAATACTAGAGCTAGACGTAAATAA
- the tal gene encoding transaldolase produces the protein MNSISALSQLEQLKKFTTVVADTGDFERMQAFQPQDATTNPSLILKAAQQSNYQSLVHSVKAAHPGLSATDLVDYILVAFGLEILKIVPGRVSTEVDARLSFDTKATVGKAKHLISLYESHGIDRKRILIKLAGTWEGIAAAKELEASGIHCNMTLLFSLVQAAACGAANAKLISPFVGRITDWYKAKLGSNWSDTNNGGANDPGVTSVKRIFHYYKHFDIPTEIMGASFRNTSQILELAGCDLLTISPELLAELSENTGVIAKKLDAANAQGALSAENITPLKLDESNFRLQLNNDAMATEKLAEGIRNFCVDTEKLEALLAK, from the coding sequence ATGAACAGCATCTCAGCCTTAAGCCAACTAGAGCAACTGAAAAAATTCACCACCGTAGTGGCTGATACTGGGGACTTTGAACGCATGCAGGCATTTCAGCCTCAAGATGCGACCACCAATCCCTCCCTCATCCTCAAGGCAGCTCAACAAAGCAACTATCAATCTTTAGTTCATTCGGTAAAGGCGGCACATCCTGGGTTAAGCGCGACAGATTTAGTCGATTACATTCTGGTTGCCTTTGGTTTAGAGATTCTGAAGATCGTTCCAGGTCGCGTCTCTACCGAAGTTGATGCACGACTATCTTTTGATACAAAGGCCACCGTTGGCAAGGCAAAACATCTGATTAGCCTCTACGAATCTCATGGCATTGATCGCAAGCGCATCTTGATTAAGCTCGCTGGCACTTGGGAAGGCATTGCTGCCGCAAAAGAACTAGAAGCATCAGGCATTCATTGCAATATGACTCTGCTTTTTTCTTTGGTTCAAGCTGCTGCATGCGGAGCTGCTAATGCGAAACTGATTTCTCCATTTGTTGGCCGTATTACCGATTGGTATAAAGCAAAATTAGGAAGCAATTGGAGCGATACTAATAATGGCGGAGCAAATGATCCTGGCGTCACTTCAGTCAAGCGCATCTTTCATTACTACAAGCACTTTGACATACCGACAGAGATCATGGGCGCTAGCTTTCGCAATACCAGTCAGATTCTGGAGTTAGCGGGCTGCGATCTCCTAACCATCAGTCCTGAGCTACTAGCTGAACTCAGCGAAAATACTGGTGTGATAGCCAAGAAATTAGATGCGGCTAATGCGCAAGGCGCCTTAAGCGCTGAAAACATTACCCCACTGAAGCTTGATGAATCCAACTTCCGCTTGCAATTGAATAATGATGCAATGGCAACTGAAAAGTTGGCTGAAGGTATCCGCAATTTCTGTGTCGATACCGAAAAACTAGAAGCCTTGCTAGCAAAATGA
- the hrpA gene encoding ATP-dependent RNA helicase HrpA, with product MPASNTGRRLEIRFPEELPVSGQRQLIKDALQSHQVVIVCGETGSGKTTQLPKICLDLGRGTINGGKLIGHTQPRRIAATATAKRIAQELGSPIGQDVGYQVRFADKTSHTASIKLMTDGILLAETQRDPQLRAYDTLIIDEAHERSLNIDFLLGYLRQLLPKRPDLKLIITSATIDAQRFAEHFAINGKVAPVIEVSGRLYPVEQRYSPLEPDAKSDAKPDNKKESKTAKEIPEAVAEEIAKLWREGAAGAGDVLVFLPGEREIRDCAEALRKDHVLQQRFHPEVLTLFARQSVAEQERVFSPGNGRRIILTTNVAETSLTVPNIRYVIDSGLARVKRYSYRNKVEQLQIESISQAAANQRAGRCGRVSDGICVRLYSEQDFLNRSKFTDPEILRSSLAAVLLRMSALRLPKITHFPFIDKPLGRAIADGVQLLDELGAIQFDEAQASDSKDGKELQNNFKLTQIGKQLADLPLDPRIGRMLLAAKEQNALKEVTIIASALATQDPRERPMDQAGAADQAHLQFADERSEFLSFVKLWNWYQDALQHKHSNRQLENLCRSKFLSPRRMREWRDVHGQLRTMLGEKGWKENGLAATYEQVHLSLLTGLLGFVAKKEEDEKSQDRSSKTGGYVGARGIRPFIWPGSTIGKKAGAWILAGELQETSRMYARTIAKIEPQWVEKVAGHRLIKALSDPFWDNRQGEVLAFERGTLYGLPIYHGRRVRYEPHDAQEARELFIRHALVEEELFGRMDTPSLQRETEADAKRKYSNAFGFFWHNHRLVKEIEALEHRSRRPDVLVDDDLLFAFYDSRIPKDICNREGLKGYLNKHPDLDGQLRLEKADLMRHEAAGITVDRYPKTMKVGGAQLSLTYHFEPGSPKDGVTLVVPLAQLNQIDGRRCDWLVPGMCEEKILLLLKTLPQKLRRHCVPLPDYAKSYLERKLDSNQFGVGDFLDSLIDDIRQERGLEIKRTDFRPEALPLHCSMNYRLIDEHGRQLELERNLARLRSEYGQTAREAFQAVTQEAVHAELGIDLTKDQAKPVSPNGKTQEQVRKIEQDGYRSWDFGELPETLEIAKANKTLFGYPALIDRGDYCDLEVFDDLLEARKQHTQGLRRLFALNNKDTLKALQKQLPGIREIGLLFINVGSVESLLEQILNLSIERAFMAEPLPNTAELFAQRLQEGKPRLALIAQEIARHALAALQAHADLLKKMAQAKAASPTAYADIQAQVQGLIFAKFVVDIPYAQLVHLPRYLKAIGLRIDKMRSNPARDAQCQKDWESVARPWQKLIQGSRGSASYAMEGDQALMDFRWQLEELRVALYAQELKTPTPMSLKRLEKVLASLR from the coding sequence GTGCCCGCTTCCAACACTGGACGAAGGCTCGAGATCCGCTTTCCAGAAGAATTGCCAGTCTCTGGTCAGCGCCAGCTGATCAAAGATGCCTTGCAGAGCCATCAGGTGGTTATTGTTTGTGGCGAAACGGGCTCAGGTAAGACGACACAGTTGCCCAAGATCTGTTTAGATCTTGGCCGAGGCACAATCAATGGTGGCAAATTGATTGGCCATACCCAGCCCCGCAGAATCGCTGCGACTGCTACGGCCAAACGTATTGCCCAAGAGCTTGGATCGCCTATTGGACAAGATGTCGGCTATCAAGTGCGCTTTGCGGATAAGACTAGCCATACCGCCTCTATCAAGTTGATGACAGACGGTATCTTATTGGCGGAGACTCAGCGTGATCCCCAATTACGGGCTTATGACACCCTCATCATTGACGAGGCGCATGAACGCAGTCTGAATATTGATTTCTTATTGGGCTATCTCAGGCAGCTACTGCCTAAAAGACCAGACCTTAAGCTCATCATCACCTCTGCCACGATTGATGCACAGCGTTTTGCTGAGCACTTTGCAATCAACGGCAAGGTTGCTCCTGTAATTGAGGTGAGTGGCAGGTTATATCCGGTGGAGCAGCGCTATTCACCGTTAGAGCCCGATGCTAAGTCGGACGCCAAACCAGATAACAAAAAAGAATCAAAGACGGCCAAGGAAATCCCAGAGGCGGTAGCGGAAGAGATTGCCAAGTTATGGCGAGAGGGTGCAGCGGGAGCGGGTGATGTTCTAGTCTTTCTGCCAGGCGAGCGTGAGATTCGAGATTGCGCTGAAGCTCTTCGCAAAGACCACGTCTTGCAGCAACGTTTTCATCCTGAGGTATTAACCTTATTTGCGCGTCAATCGGTTGCGGAACAAGAGAGAGTGTTTTCTCCTGGCAATGGTCGTCGAATCATTTTGACAACTAACGTTGCCGAAACTTCCTTAACAGTTCCCAATATTCGCTATGTGATTGATAGTGGCTTGGCTAGGGTCAAGCGTTATTCCTATCGCAACAAAGTAGAGCAATTGCAAATCGAGTCCATCTCGCAGGCTGCGGCTAATCAACGCGCAGGTCGTTGCGGACGTGTGTCGGATGGCATTTGTGTTCGTCTCTACAGTGAACAAGACTTTTTAAATCGATCAAAATTTACCGATCCTGAAATTCTTCGTAGCTCTTTGGCTGCCGTCTTATTGCGCATGAGCGCTTTGCGCTTACCGAAGATTACGCATTTCCCATTCATTGATAAACCCTTGGGAAGAGCGATTGCAGATGGTGTACAACTTTTGGATGAACTGGGCGCTATTCAATTTGATGAGGCGCAGGCTAGTGATAGTAAGGACGGTAAAGAGCTACAAAATAACTTCAAGCTAACGCAGATTGGCAAGCAGTTAGCAGACTTGCCGCTGGATCCGCGTATTGGTCGCATGTTACTAGCTGCCAAAGAGCAGAATGCATTAAAGGAAGTGACGATCATTGCTTCGGCTTTGGCAACGCAGGATCCGCGTGAGCGCCCTATGGATCAAGCAGGGGCCGCAGACCAGGCGCATTTGCAGTTTGCCGATGAGCGCTCTGAGTTTTTGAGTTTTGTGAAGCTATGGAATTGGTATCAAGATGCCTTACAACACAAACATAGTAATCGTCAGCTCGAGAACCTATGCCGCAGTAAATTTTTATCTCCACGTCGCATGCGTGAATGGCGCGATGTGCATGGGCAATTGCGCACCATGCTAGGTGAGAAGGGCTGGAAAGAAAATGGCCTTGCTGCCACTTATGAACAAGTTCATTTATCACTATTAACTGGCTTACTTGGCTTTGTTGCTAAAAAAGAAGAGGATGAGAAGTCTCAAGATCGCAGTAGCAAAACGGGTGGTTATGTAGGTGCTCGCGGTATACGCCCATTTATTTGGCCTGGCTCCACTATTGGTAAAAAAGCGGGCGCATGGATTCTGGCGGGTGAGTTGCAAGAAACCAGCCGCATGTATGCGCGCACCATTGCCAAAATAGAGCCGCAATGGGTTGAGAAGGTTGCCGGCCATCGATTAATTAAGGCCTTAAGTGATCCATTTTGGGATAACCGCCAAGGTGAGGTATTGGCATTTGAGCGCGGCACTTTGTATGGATTGCCGATTTATCATGGGCGCCGTGTGCGGTATGAGCCGCATGATGCGCAAGAAGCGCGTGAATTATTTATTCGCCATGCTTTGGTCGAAGAAGAGTTATTTGGACGTATGGATACACCTTCGCTTCAACGTGAAACTGAAGCAGATGCCAAGCGTAAGTATTCGAATGCATTTGGATTCTTCTGGCATAACCATCGACTAGTTAAAGAGATCGAGGCTTTAGAGCATCGCTCACGTCGCCCCGATGTCTTAGTAGATGATGATCTGCTATTTGCTTTCTATGACTCTCGTATTCCGAAAGACATATGCAATCGTGAGGGCCTCAAAGGATATTTAAATAAACACCCCGATCTAGATGGACAGCTGCGCCTAGAAAAAGCTGACCTGATGCGCCATGAAGCAGCAGGTATTACCGTTGATCGCTACCCTAAGACCATGAAAGTAGGGGGCGCACAACTCAGCTTAACTTATCACTTTGAGCCAGGCAGCCCCAAAGACGGAGTGACGTTAGTAGTGCCTTTGGCCCAGCTCAATCAAATTGACGGGCGTCGTTGTGATTGGTTAGTCCCAGGGATGTGTGAAGAGAAGATTCTGTTGTTGCTAAAGACTCTGCCTCAAAAATTACGACGCCATTGTGTTCCTTTGCCTGATTACGCCAAGTCATATCTTGAGCGCAAGCTTGATAGCAATCAATTTGGAGTGGGTGATTTTCTAGATAGCTTGATTGATGACATTCGCCAAGAGCGTGGTCTAGAAATTAAAAGAACAGATTTCCGACCAGAAGCATTGCCATTGCATTGCTCTATGAACTACCGCTTGATTGACGAGCATGGGCGCCAATTAGAGCTTGAACGAAATCTGGCTCGTTTGCGTTCGGAGTATGGACAAACAGCGCGCGAGGCTTTTCAAGCGGTAACGCAAGAGGCAGTGCATGCGGAGCTAGGTATTGATTTAACTAAGGATCAAGCTAAGCCCGTTAGCCCCAATGGCAAGACTCAAGAACAAGTTCGCAAGATAGAGCAGGACGGTTACCGAAGTTGGGATTTTGGCGAGCTACCAGAAACCCTAGAGATCGCTAAAGCTAACAAGACCTTATTTGGTTATCCTGCACTCATTGATCGTGGTGATTATTGTGATCTAGAAGTATTTGATGATTTGCTGGAAGCGCGCAAGCAGCATACCCAAGGCTTGCGACGCCTCTTCGCCTTAAACAATAAAGACACGCTAAAAGCGTTACAAAAACAATTGCCTGGCATTAGAGAAATTGGTTTGCTATTTATTAATGTTGGGTCAGTAGAGAGTTTGCTTGAGCAGATTCTGAATCTCTCCATAGAGAGGGCTTTCATGGCAGAGCCACTGCCTAATACCGCAGAGCTATTTGCACAACGTCTGCAAGAAGGCAAGCCAAGATTGGCTTTAATTGCGCAAGAAATCGCGCGTCATGCTTTAGCTGCTTTGCAAGCCCACGCAGACCTGCTGAAAAAGATGGCTCAAGCAAAAGCGGCATCTCCAACTGCATACGCAGATATTCAGGCGCAGGTGCAAGGTTTAATCTTTGCTAAATTTGTTGTTGATATTCCTTATGCGCAGTTAGTGCATTTGCCGCGATACCTAAAGGCGATCGGCTTGCGAATCGACAAGATGCGGTCTAACCCAGCTCGAGATGCGCAGTGTCAAAAAGATTGGGAGTCGGTAGCAAGACCATGGCAAAAGCTGATACAAGGCAGCAGGGGGTCCGCTTCCTATGCAATGGAGGGTGACCAAGCCCTGATGGATTTTCGTTGGCAATTAGAGGAGTTAAGGGTGGCTTTATATGCCCAAGAACTTAAAACGCCAACGCCGATGTCCCTAAAGCGCTTAGAAAAAGTTTTAGCCAGCTTGCGTTAG
- a CDS encoding oxidative damage protection protein has translation MARMVQCIKLNKEAEGLDFAPLPGELGKRIWNQVSKEAWAGWLKQQTMLINENRLNMADPRARQYLLKQVEKHFFEGGADTAQGYVPPAE, from the coding sequence ATGGCACGGATGGTTCAATGCATCAAACTCAACAAAGAAGCTGAAGGCTTGGATTTCGCTCCACTTCCAGGTGAGCTAGGCAAAAGAATTTGGAATCAAGTCTCTAAAGAGGCGTGGGCTGGTTGGTTAAAACAGCAAACCATGTTGATTAACGAAAATCGCCTCAATATGGCTGATCCGCGTGCCCGTCAATACCTATTGAAGCAAGTTGAAAAGCATTTCTTCGAAGGTGGCGCTGATACAGCGCAAGGCTACGTACCTCCAGCAGAGTAA
- the rlmB gene encoding 23S rRNA (guanosine(2251)-2'-O)-methyltransferase RlmB, with the protein MKQILVGFHAVQARLRVDPDSLKSVYFDSGRRDRRMGDFLKQAEEILGERLHAADAERLHKLTGHDRHQGVVALAEKMTMARTITEVVEDVEEAKEKPLFLVLDGVTDPHNFGACLRVADGAGANAVVVPKDRSASINATVSKVSSGASEVMPVITVTNLVRSMKEMQEAGVWLIGTDDEAEKSIYDIDLTGSIAIVMGAEGEGMRRLTRETCDELVHIPMQGVVSSLNVSVASGVCLYEALRQRQAKVKSKAAK; encoded by the coding sequence ATGAAGCAAATATTAGTGGGATTTCATGCGGTACAGGCGCGTTTACGCGTTGACCCCGATAGTTTGAAGTCGGTGTATTTTGACTCCGGTCGTCGTGATCGACGCATGGGGGATTTTCTAAAGCAGGCTGAAGAAATCTTGGGTGAGCGTTTGCATGCAGCTGATGCTGAGCGTCTCCATAAGTTGACTGGTCATGATCGTCATCAGGGCGTTGTTGCTCTGGCTGAAAAAATGACTATGGCTCGTACGATTACCGAAGTCGTTGAAGATGTTGAAGAGGCTAAAGAAAAGCCTCTATTCCTTGTATTGGATGGCGTAACTGATCCACATAACTTTGGGGCTTGCCTACGAGTTGCAGATGGCGCTGGCGCCAATGCCGTTGTTGTTCCTAAGGATCGATCTGCCTCAATTAATGCCACTGTGAGCAAGGTTTCTAGTGGCGCATCTGAAGTCATGCCAGTGATTACCGTTACGAACCTTGTTCGCAGTATGAAAGAGATGCAAGAGGCGGGGGTGTGGTTAATTGGAACCGATGACGAAGCTGAAAAATCCATTTACGACATTGATTTGACTGGCTCCATTGCGATCGTTATGGGAGCCGAAGGCGAGGGCATGCGTCGCCTGACAAGAGAGACTTGCGATGAGCTAGTGCATATCCCAATGCAAGGGGTGGTATCGAGTTTGAATGTATCAGTCGCAAGTGGCGTATGCTTGTATGAGGCACTTCGTCAGCGCCAAGCTAAAGTAAAAAGTAAAGCAGCGAAGTAA
- a CDS encoding YgaP family membrane protein, producing MKCNIGHTDRVLRMTVGVTLMGLAGFGITGPWAWIGIAPFITGALGYCGAYSLLGINTAKK from the coding sequence ATGAAATGCAATATAGGTCACACAGACCGCGTTCTTCGTATGACTGTCGGCGTTACGCTAATGGGTTTGGCGGGCTTCGGTATCACAGGCCCTTGGGCTTGGATCGGAATTGCTCCTTTCATAACCGGAGCGTTAGGTTATTGTGGTGCTTATAGCTTGCTAGGTATCAATACCGCCAAGAAATAA
- the argA gene encoding amino-acid N-acetyltransferase → MPTNAPNQASNAEESTSNFPFVGWLRDVAPYIHSFREKTFVIAFAGELVQEAGLENLIEDIAMLHAMGMRIVLVHGIRPQIEEQLKLRKIKSKFGKSAMHSYRITDAAALECVKEAAGELRLDIEAAFSRGLPNTPMAGSRISVISGNFITAMPVGVVDGVDYIHTGLVRKVDSTSIKLSLDSNKIVLLSPLGFSPTGQAFNLAFEDVAASTAAALKADKLIFLSPYEGLKDDEGDFITELSMPQMQDYVMQHKDLDLGMKGMLNIAGRAIRAGVSRVHFLPCNQDGALLEELFTHDGIGMMLASSDIENLREANQDDVGGILQLTMPLEEEGILAARGQDVIERDIQRFSVIEHDRVLFGCAALFPFPNGVGELACLAVDPDVQGSGDGERLLKRIEMRAKQEGIKKLFVLTTRTEHWFLKRGFKRATVDDLPEERKQIYNWDRKSMVLTKDL, encoded by the coding sequence ATGCCGACAAATGCACCAAACCAGGCGTCCAACGCCGAAGAATCTACCTCCAACTTCCCCTTCGTAGGGTGGTTGCGCGATGTCGCACCCTACATTCATAGCTTCCGCGAAAAAACCTTTGTGATCGCTTTTGCTGGTGAGCTTGTCCAAGAGGCGGGTCTTGAAAACCTGATTGAGGATATTGCGATGTTGCATGCCATGGGCATGCGGATCGTTCTGGTTCATGGCATTCGCCCACAAATTGAAGAGCAGTTGAAGTTACGCAAGATTAAGAGCAAATTTGGCAAGAGCGCGATGCACAGCTATCGGATTACCGATGCTGCCGCTCTCGAGTGCGTTAAAGAAGCTGCCGGTGAGTTGCGTCTTGATATTGAAGCTGCATTTAGTCGTGGCCTACCCAATACGCCTATGGCTGGCTCACGCATCTCTGTGATCTCCGGAAACTTCATCACTGCGATGCCAGTTGGTGTCGTGGATGGTGTTGACTACATTCATACTGGTTTAGTACGCAAAGTAGATTCAACCTCTATCAAACTCTCATTGGATAGCAATAAGATTGTGTTGCTATCTCCTTTGGGCTTCTCCCCTACAGGTCAAGCATTTAACTTAGCGTTTGAAGATGTTGCCGCTTCTACTGCCGCAGCCCTTAAGGCTGACAAACTCATCTTCTTAAGCCCCTATGAAGGCCTAAAGGATGATGAGGGTGATTTCATTACCGAACTCTCTATGCCGCAGATGCAAGACTATGTCATGCAACATAAGGATTTAGATCTAGGCATGAAAGGCATGCTCAATATCGCTGGTAGAGCTATTCGCGCCGGTGTAAGCCGTGTGCACTTTTTGCCTTGCAACCAAGATGGCGCCCTCCTAGAGGAACTCTTTACCCATGATGGTATTGGCATGATGTTGGCCTCGTCTGACATCGAGAACTTGCGTGAAGCGAACCAAGATGATGTGGGTGGCATTTTGCAACTCACCATGCCGCTCGAAGAAGAAGGTATTTTGGCTGCTCGCGGTCAAGATGTGATCGAACGCGATATTCAGCGTTTCTCAGTCATTGAGCACGACCGCGTACTCTTTGGCTGCGCCGCTCTCTTTCCTTTCCCAAATGGCGTTGGCGAACTCGCCTGTTTAGCGGTAGATCCTGATGTGCAAGGCTCTGGTGACGGCGAACGCCTACTGAAGCGCATTGAAATGCGCGCCAAACAAGAAGGCATTAAAAAATTATTTGTTTTAACCACGAGAACCGAGCATTGGTTCTTGAAGCGCGGCTTTAAACGGGCAACAGTCGATGACTTGCCTGAAGAAAGAAAACAAATTTACAACTGGGACCGCAAGTCCATGGTTTTAACAAAAGACTTATAA
- the rpiA gene encoding ribose-5-phosphate isomerase RpiA, with protein MNQDQLKQMVGEAARDEVLKLPAGQILGVGTGSTANCFIDALARHKDHFAGTVSSSNATTERLLKHGFKVLDPNDVQSLPAYVDGADEIDPKGNMIKGGGGALTREKIIASMAQQFICICDSSKQVPVLGNFALPVEIIPLAKGAVARELEKLGGKVSLRLAKATRADLNQTPSEPFVTDNGGWILDVAGLQIANPAQMEAQINQIAGVITVGVFAKEKASVLLVSNATGVSRITY; from the coding sequence ATGAATCAAGATCAACTAAAGCAAATGGTGGGTGAGGCTGCCCGTGATGAAGTGCTCAAGCTGCCGGCTGGTCAAATATTAGGGGTAGGTACTGGTTCTACCGCCAATTGCTTTATTGATGCATTAGCCCGACATAAGGATCATTTTGCTGGCACCGTATCCAGTTCAAATGCAACCACTGAGCGTTTGCTTAAACATGGATTTAAGGTGCTGGATCCAAATGATGTTCAGAGCTTGCCTGCCTATGTCGATGGCGCTGATGAAATTGATCCCAAGGGCAATATGATCAAAGGTGGCGGCGGGGCGCTTACTCGTGAAAAAATCATCGCCTCGATGGCTCAGCAATTTATTTGTATTTGTGATTCATCAAAGCAGGTGCCTGTGCTAGGCAACTTCGCATTGCCAGTGGAAATCATTCCTCTGGCAAAGGGCGCAGTGGCTCGGGAATTAGAAAAGTTAGGTGGCAAGGTCAGCTTGCGCTTAGCTAAGGCTACGCGCGCTGATTTAAATCAAACGCCAAGCGAACCTTTTGTTACGGATAACGGTGGTTGGATATTGGATGTAGCTGGTTTGCAAATTGCTAATCCAGCACAAATGGAAGCGCAGATTAATCAAATTGCAGGTGTGATCACTGTTGGTGTGTTTGCCAAAGAGAAAGCCAGCGTGCTTTTAGTGAGCAACGCAACTGGCGTCAGTCGGATTACTTACTAA